A region of Myxococcus stipitatus DSM 14675 DNA encodes the following proteins:
- a CDS encoding LysR family transcriptional regulator has protein sequence MNVTLEQARALDALARHGTFAAAAQALGKGHTAVLYTLRTLEAQTELELLDRRGYRTRLTPAGERVLEHCRKLLAAERELEATCAEIRAGWEPTLRIVFDGVFPAEPLLRVVKALRAEGAGTRFHVSSEFLAGVEAAFVRDEADLMVSVLPPSLPGLRGYALPELKALLVAHRTHPLARRRRGTIQEEELSEHLLLTVRGSDPRLQLSTVSLELRSTVHLNDFAAKKAAILEGLGYGWLPEHLATRELRRGELKLLKPASGSTHAFLPKLHHRAGVRLGRAARRVVKALTGTEPPQ, from the coding sequence ATGAACGTCACCCTGGAGCAGGCCCGGGCGCTGGACGCACTCGCCCGCCACGGCACCTTCGCCGCCGCGGCCCAGGCGCTGGGCAAGGGTCACACCGCGGTTCTCTACACGCTGCGTACGCTCGAGGCGCAGACGGAGCTGGAGCTGCTGGACCGGCGCGGCTACCGCACGCGGCTGACGCCGGCGGGGGAGCGCGTGCTGGAGCACTGCCGCAAGCTCCTCGCGGCGGAGAGGGAACTGGAGGCCACGTGCGCGGAGATTCGCGCGGGCTGGGAGCCCACGCTGCGCATCGTGTTCGACGGCGTGTTCCCCGCAGAGCCACTGCTACGCGTAGTGAAGGCGCTGCGGGCTGAAGGCGCGGGCACGCGGTTCCATGTCTCCTCGGAGTTCCTCGCGGGCGTGGAGGCGGCCTTCGTGCGGGATGAGGCCGACCTCATGGTGTCTGTATTGCCCCCCTCCCTGCCAGGGCTGCGGGGGTATGCGCTGCCGGAGCTCAAGGCGCTCCTGGTGGCGCACCGCACCCATCCGCTGGCGCGGCGGCGGCGCGGCACCATCCAGGAGGAGGAGCTGTCGGAGCACCTGCTGCTCACGGTGCGCGGCTCGGACCCGAGGCTCCAGCTGAGCACCGTGTCCCTGGAGCTGCGCTCCACGGTGCACCTCAACGACTTCGCGGCGAAGAAGGCCGCCATCCTCGAAGGGCTGGGCTACGGCTGGCTCCCGGAGCACCTGGCCACGCGGGAGCTGCGGCGCGGAGAGCTCAAGCTGCTCAAGCCCGCGAGCGGCTCCACGCACGCGTTCCTTCCCAAGCTGCACCACCGCGCCGGCGTGAGGCTGGGCCGCGCCGCGCGCCGCGTGGTGAAGGCGCTCACCGGGACGGAGCCGCCCCAGTGA
- a CDS encoding right-handed parallel beta-helix repeat-containing protein, whose protein sequence is MDQSASKYARRLSLALVLGMFVAACSSTPGKPPGEEPDAGPPPGGESDAGPLPERDAGPVVEVPDDGGTVITDTLAGTLTERGSPYRIVGDARGIVRIPKGQVLTVEPGVILDFVGTPRVTLADVEASAPDSVMNNQDGRVELQVFGGIRVQGSAQKPVSFTSSNPHGWWGMNFFGDQSVGDGHPVFEHMIFEQVRKVNYNGDRDRTRGAMWAFYPGPVTIVDSVFRNNESSAKCGALDLMFTVGSRVENTLFENNRTWDIDRFATEGSSSMAGGGAMCITHGRDSVVRGNTFRNNVLRAFRGSLKSALSPRPILTWPNAQNIRDLGGGGALHYFQPNNDLVEKNRFEGNIVTQGPAAAIYLEDMGTRALTLRGNEFIGNQAGSGGVVVCSRGSGGVELVVTSDNLFTNNTVNGALAPNVSGDCDTATR, encoded by the coding sequence ATGGACCAATCCGCCTCCAAGTACGCCAGGCGTCTGTCGCTGGCCCTCGTGTTGGGGATGTTCGTCGCCGCCTGTTCCTCCACGCCGGGAAAGCCTCCGGGAGAGGAGCCCGACGCGGGCCCTCCGCCTGGAGGTGAGTCCGACGCGGGCCCGCTGCCCGAGCGGGATGCGGGCCCGGTGGTCGAGGTGCCGGACGACGGCGGCACCGTCATCACGGACACGCTGGCGGGGACGCTGACGGAGCGGGGCTCGCCGTATCGCATCGTCGGGGATGCGCGCGGCATCGTCCGCATCCCCAAGGGCCAGGTGCTCACGGTGGAGCCGGGCGTCATCCTGGACTTCGTGGGCACGCCGCGCGTGACGCTGGCGGACGTGGAGGCCTCCGCGCCCGACAGCGTGATGAACAACCAGGACGGCCGCGTGGAGCTGCAGGTGTTCGGCGGCATCCGGGTGCAGGGCTCGGCGCAGAAGCCCGTGTCCTTCACCTCCAGCAATCCCCATGGCTGGTGGGGGATGAACTTCTTCGGCGACCAGTCCGTGGGCGACGGGCACCCCGTCTTCGAGCACATGATTTTCGAGCAGGTGCGCAAGGTGAACTACAACGGCGACCGGGACCGGACGCGCGGCGCGATGTGGGCCTTCTATCCAGGGCCCGTGACGATTGTCGACTCGGTGTTCCGCAACAACGAGTCCTCCGCGAAGTGCGGCGCGCTGGACCTGATGTTCACCGTGGGCTCGCGCGTGGAGAACACGCTGTTCGAGAACAACCGCACGTGGGACATCGACCGCTTCGCCACCGAGGGCTCGTCCTCCATGGCGGGCGGCGGCGCGATGTGCATCACGCACGGGCGCGACTCGGTGGTGCGTGGCAACACCTTCCGGAACAACGTCCTCAGGGCCTTCCGAGGCTCGCTCAAGAGCGCGCTCTCGCCCCGTCCCATCCTCACGTGGCCCAACGCGCAGAACATCCGCGACCTGGGCGGCGGCGGCGCGCTGCACTACTTCCAGCCGAACAACGACCTGGTCGAGAAGAACCGCTTCGAGGGCAACATCGTCACGCAGGGCCCGGCCGCCGCCATCTACCTGGAGGACATGGGCACGCGCGCGCTCACGCTGCGAGGCAACGAGTTCATCGGCAACCAGGCCGGCTCGGGCGGCGTGGTGGTGTGCAGCCGAGGCAGCGGCGGGGTGGAATTGGTGGTGACGTCCGACAACCTCTTCACGAACAACACGGTGAACGGCGCCCTGGCGCCCAACGTGTCCGGCGACTGCGACACCGCGACGCGATAG
- a CDS encoding Spx/MgsR family RNA polymerase-binding regulatory protein, with the protein MSTDVLVLSYSGCSTCKKALKWLEANGIAHTVRPIVDTPPTVAELEQWIPRSGVSVRKWLNTSGQSYRAMGKAKVDAASEGELRAWLAADGKLVKRPVVVTPTTVLVGFQPEAWERIFTSRG; encoded by the coding sequence ATGTCGACCGACGTCCTCGTCCTCTCCTACTCGGGCTGTTCCACCTGCAAGAAGGCGCTGAAGTGGCTGGAGGCGAATGGGATTGCCCACACGGTTCGTCCCATCGTCGACACGCCGCCCACTGTCGCGGAGTTGGAACAATGGATACCCCGCAGTGGGGTGTCTGTCCGGAAATGGCTCAACACCAGCGGGCAGAGCTACCGCGCGATGGGCAAGGCGAAGGTCGACGCGGCGAGCGAAGGGGAGCTGCGCGCGTGGCTCGCCGCGGATGGAAAGCTGGTCAAGCGGCCCGTCGTCGTCACGCCCACCACCGTCCTCGTCGGCTTCCAGCCCGAGGCGTGGGAGCGCATCTTCACCTCACGCGGCTGA
- a CDS encoding general secretion pathway protein GspE, with protein MESSARRPLGEILLEMGVLDRAQLRLGLVHHHETRVPLGRALVREGLCSENDVLRGLALQLGVMAVDLDQGPPEPGAAELLPVRLARQYQAVPLRLERVPLEQGEREVLHIALPAPVSLEAVDAVRAVTGKPRVEAHVASDTAIARVLSELYGIEEPSEPATPAHAPGGPLLLYGWPPVTAVLISRQLARHGHPARVATPLEVLHTDATDVVLAPIQAMEGLLAGEVRIAGALIVHGASDDEGFERARQLGARGFLANPRDEELLLRAVRRLRPDYPRDSPSAPSTSG; from the coding sequence ATGGAATCCAGTGCCCGGCGTCCGCTCGGAGAAATCCTCCTGGAGATGGGAGTGCTCGACCGCGCCCAGCTCCGGCTGGGGCTGGTCCATCACCATGAGACCCGAGTGCCCCTGGGGCGCGCGCTGGTGCGCGAGGGCCTGTGCTCGGAGAACGACGTGCTGCGCGGCCTCGCCCTTCAGCTGGGCGTGATGGCGGTGGACCTGGACCAGGGTCCTCCCGAGCCCGGCGCCGCGGAGCTCCTCCCCGTCCGTCTGGCGCGGCAGTACCAGGCCGTGCCGCTGCGGCTGGAGCGGGTGCCCCTGGAGCAAGGGGAGCGGGAGGTGCTGCACATCGCCCTGCCCGCCCCTGTCTCACTGGAGGCCGTGGACGCGGTGCGCGCCGTCACCGGAAAGCCTCGCGTCGAGGCGCACGTGGCCTCCGACACCGCCATCGCCCGCGTGCTCTCGGAGCTGTACGGCATCGAGGAGCCCTCCGAGCCCGCCACGCCCGCGCATGCCCCTGGCGGCCCGCTGCTGCTCTACGGCTGGCCTCCCGTCACGGCGGTCCTCATCTCGCGACAGCTCGCCCGGCATGGCCACCCCGCGCGCGTGGCCACCCCGCTGGAGGTGCTCCACACGGATGCCACCGACGTGGTGCTCGCGCCCATCCAAGCCATGGAGGGACTGCTGGCCGGAGAGGTGCGCATCGCGGGCGCGCTCATCGTCCACGGCGCCTCGGACGACGAGGGCTTCGAGCGGGCGCGGCAGCTCGGCGCGCGGGGCTTCCTCGCCAATCCCCGGGACGAGGAGCTGCTCCTGCGCGCCGTGAGGAGACTGCGTCCTGACTATCCGCGCGACAGCCCCAGCGCGCCCAGCACCTCGGGATAG